The Arachis duranensis cultivar V14167 chromosome 2, aradu.V14167.gnm2.J7QH, whole genome shotgun sequence genome has a window encoding:
- the LOC107472914 gene encoding transcription factor bHLH14 yields the protein MEELIISPSSSSSLVSTTTPSSSTTQMLQQNLQFLLQSQPSWWVYAIFWSTTKDDNGNLYLAWGEGHFQGNTTEHTKTQQQHNQNDAEWFYVMSLTRTFSIANSSSSSLPGKAFALGSVLWLNSKEELQFYNCERAKEAHAHGIETLICIPTSNGVVEMGSYNTIPQNWNLINHVKSVFEDSMVNNNNNNNNNNHCNNNNLHNTVQQIFEDNDDFSFAEISFMAGLEEGREQVISRKQADVTVAFNKESKDSYAESEHSDSDCPFLKTENTENKNKSEAPKSKRGRKPVLNRETPVNHVEAERQRREKLNHRFYALRAVVPNVSRMDKASLLSDAVAYINELKAKIKDLESEKDNYQRKKKVKLETGDTMDNQSTVTNSSTVVDQEKCSNGVVAEVDVKIIGDDAMVRVQSENVNHPGARLMGVLRDMEFQVHHASMTCVNELMLQDVVGKVPNGIFTSEEGIRSAILMRLDH from the coding sequence ATGGAAGAGTTGATAATCTCaccttcttcatcttcatctctaGTTTCTACCACAActccatcatcatcaacaacacAAATGCTTCAACAAAACCTTCAGTTCCTTCTCCAATCGCAACCAAGCTGGTGGGTCTACGCCATCTTCTGGAGCACCACGAAGGACGACAATGGCAACCTCTACCTAGCTTGGGGTGAAGGCCATTTCCAAGGCAACACCACCGAACACACCAAAACGCAACAACAACACAACCAAAACGACGCCGAATGGTTCTACGTCATGTCGTTGACCAGAACCTTCTCCATAgcaaactcttcctcttcttctctacCCGGTAAAGCTTTTGCTTTGGGTTCAGTCCTTTGGCTCAACAGCAAAGAAGAGCTTCAATTCTATAACTGCGAGAGAGCCAAAGAAGCTCACGCTCACGGCATCGAAACCTTGATCTGTATTCCAACCTCAAACGGCGTCGTTGAGATGGGTTCTTACAACACCATCCCTCAGAACTGGAACCTCATCAACCATGTCAAGTCCGTCTTCGAAGACTCCATggtcaacaacaacaacaataacaataacaataaccaCTGTAACAATAACAATCTCCACAACACCGTTCAGCAAATCTTCGAGGACAACGACGACTTTTCCTTCGCCGAGATCAGTTTCATGGCCGGTCTCGAAGAAGGCAGAGAACAAGTCATTTCACGAAAGCAGGCGGACGTAACCGTCGCTTTCAACAAAGAAAGCAAGGATTCGTACGCCGAGTCGGAGCACTCAGACTCCGACTGTCCGTTTCTGAAAACAGAAAacactgaaaataaaaacaaatcgGAAGCTCCAAAGAGCAAGAGAGGCAGGAAGCCGGTCCTCAACCGCGAAACGCCGGTGAATCACGTGGAGGCGGAGAGGCAACGGAGGGAGAAACTAAACCACCGATTCTACGCCTTGCGAGCGGTGGTTCCGAACGTTTCGAGGATGGACAAGGCTTCTTTATTGTCCGATGCCGTCGCTTACATCAACGAGTTGAAGGCCAAGATCAAAGATCTTGAATCCGAGAAAGATAACTATCAGCGCAAGAAAAAGGTGAAGCTCGAAACCGGTGACACTATGGACAATCAAAGCACGGTGACTAATTCCTCAACCGTAGTGGATCAAGAGAAATGTAGTAATGGCGTTGTTGCTGAGGTGGATGTGAAGATCATAGGGGACGATGCCATGGTTAGGGTTCAAAGTGAGAATGTGAATCACCCAGGTGCGAGACTCATGGGAGTATTGAGGGATATGGAGTTTCAAGTTCATCATGCTAGCATGACTTGCGTCAATGAATTAATGCTTCAAGATGTTGTTGGAAAAGTCCCCAATGGAATCTTCACAAGTGAAGAGGGTATTCGATCTGCTATTCTCATGAGGTTGGAtcattaa